Proteins co-encoded in one Pseudorhizobium banfieldiae genomic window:
- a CDS encoding adenylosuccinate synthase, producing MTNVVVVGSQWGDEGKGKIVDWLSERADIVVRFQGGHNAGHTLVIDGVSYKLSLLPSGVVRPGKMAVIGNGVVVDPHALIAEIDKLAKQGVTITPDNLRIADNATLILSLHRELDGMREDAASNSGTKIGTTRRGIGPAYEDKVGRRAIRVMDLADLDTLGGKVDRILTHHNAIRRGLGAPEVSHETIMEELTSVAERVLPFRETVWLLLDKERRKGARILFEGAQGSLLDIDHGTYPFVTSSNTVAGQAAAGSGMGPGTLGYILGITKAYTTRVGEGPFPTELHDEIGQFLGEKGHEFGTVTGRKRRCGWFDAALVRQSVATNGITGIALTKLDVLDGLDELKICVGYKLDGQEIDHLPASQAAQARVQPIYITLEGWKESTVGARKWADLPAQAIKYVRQVEELIGAPVALLSTSPERDDTILVTDPFED from the coding sequence ATGACGAACGTCGTGGTAGTCGGCTCCCAATGGGGTGACGAGGGCAAGGGCAAGATCGTGGACTGGCTCTCGGAGCGTGCCGACATCGTCGTCCGTTTCCAGGGCGGGCACAATGCCGGTCATACCCTCGTGATCGACGGCGTCAGCTACAAGCTGTCCCTGCTGCCCTCGGGCGTCGTGCGTCCCGGCAAGATGGCGGTCATCGGCAATGGCGTCGTGGTCGACCCGCATGCGCTGATCGCCGAGATCGACAAGCTGGCGAAGCAGGGCGTGACGATCACCCCGGATAACCTTCGCATCGCCGACAATGCGACCCTGATCCTCTCGCTCCACCGGGAACTGGACGGCATGCGCGAGGATGCGGCCTCCAACAGCGGCACGAAGATCGGGACGACCCGCCGCGGCATCGGTCCGGCTTATGAGGACAAGGTGGGCCGCCGTGCGATCCGGGTCATGGATCTCGCCGACCTCGATACGCTGGGCGGCAAGGTCGACCGCATCCTGACCCATCACAATGCCATCCGCCGCGGTCTTGGTGCGCCGGAGGTTTCCCACGAGACGATCATGGAGGAACTGACTTCGGTTGCCGAGCGCGTTCTGCCGTTCCGGGAAACTGTCTGGCTGCTTCTCGACAAGGAGCGCCGCAAGGGCGCCCGCATCCTGTTCGAGGGCGCGCAGGGTTCGCTGCTCGACATCGACCACGGTACCTATCCCTTCGTGACCTCGTCGAACACCGTCGCCGGACAGGCGGCGGCCGGCTCGGGCATGGGCCCCGGCACGCTCGGTTATATCCTCGGTATCACCAAGGCCTATACGACGCGCGTCGGCGAGGGACCGTTCCCGACCGAACTCCACGACGAGATCGGTCAGTTCCTGGGCGAAAAGGGCCATGAATTCGGTACGGTCACCGGTCGCAAGCGCCGGTGCGGCTGGTTCGATGCGGCTCTGGTGCGCCAGTCGGTGGCGACCAATGGAATAACGGGGATTGCCCTGACCAAGCTCGATGTCCTTGACGGCCTCGACGAACTCAAGATCTGCGTCGGCTACAAGCTCGACGGCCAGGAAATCGACCACCTTCCGGCGAGCCAGGCGGCGCAGGCTCGCGTCCAGCCTATCTACATCACGCTGGAAGGCTGGAAGGAATCGACGGTCGGCGCCCGCAAATGGGCGGACCTGCCGGCGCAGGCGATCAAGTATGTCCGCCAGGTGGAAGAGTTGATAGGCGCCCCTGTCGCCCTACTTTCCACCAGTCCGGAACGCGACGACACCATACTTGTGACCGATCCGTTTGAGGATTAA
- a CDS encoding YbaN family protein, which produces MRIVYLSLGWLLLTIGILGAFMPILPTTPFLIMAVACFARSSPRLEAWLLDHPRFGGPLRDWRERGAIPRRAKIAAVVMMSISYAFFWFVTSPPGLRAAIVAAVMILPAIYVVTRPEPPSA; this is translated from the coding sequence ATGCGCATCGTCTATCTCAGCCTCGGCTGGCTTCTTCTTACGATCGGCATCCTCGGCGCCTTCATGCCGATCCTCCCGACCACGCCTTTCCTGATCATGGCGGTCGCCTGCTTCGCCCGATCCTCGCCGCGCCTGGAGGCATGGCTGCTCGATCACCCGAGGTTTGGCGGCCCCTTGCGGGATTGGCGAGAACGGGGAGCAATACCCCGACGAGCGAAGATTGCCGCCGTGGTGATGATGTCGATTAGCTACGCGTTCTTCTGGTTTGTCACCTCTCCACCGGGACTGCGCGCGGCCATCGTCGCGGCTGTCATGATCCTGCCGGCCATCTACGTCGTGACACGACCAGAGCCGCCATCCGCCTGA
- a CDS encoding transglutaminase-like cysteine peptidase → MKTLLAVAFMAALVSGGSAQAGGPGGFARSFASSPAVQYDLAMNGPIRSSVGAEVPALTESLAVELARINRSVNTSIRAIDSYLDGFAPDLASAIGSERCHDCADLKRERLAALGWPAGAMRISYALTSSGSVERVLVVSTDRGQVILGERLTMIGKRVTAGSRSSASTWARGAMRPAYADI, encoded by the coding sequence ATGAAAACTCTCCTTGCTGTGGCATTCATGGCAGCTCTCGTCTCTGGTGGCTCCGCGCAGGCTGGCGGCCCCGGCGGCTTTGCCCGCTCCTTTGCCTCGTCGCCTGCCGTCCAGTACGACCTGGCGATGAACGGTCCGATCCGGTCCAGTGTCGGAGCGGAAGTACCGGCCCTGACCGAGTCCCTCGCCGTGGAACTGGCGCGCATCAACCGCAGCGTCAACACGTCCATCAGAGCCATCGACAGCTACCTCGACGGCTTTGCGCCGGATCTCGCCAGCGCAATCGGCAGCGAGCGCTGCCACGATTGTGCGGATCTGAAGCGCGAACGTCTCGCTGCGCTCGGCTGGCCTGCCGGTGCTATGCGGATTTCCTACGCGCTGACCAGCTCCGGCAGTGTGGAGCGGGTCCTCGTCGTCTCGACCGACCGAGGGCAAGTGATCCTCGGTGAGCGCCTGACGATGATCGGCAAGCGCGTCACGGCCGGTTCCCGTTCTTCGGCAAGCACCTGGGCGCGGGGCGCGATGCGACCGGCATACGCCGACATCTGA
- the ung gene encoding uracil-DNA glycosylase — MVEGVRLEESWRQALAPEFGNPYMSELRRFLMSEKEAGKRIFPKAGEYFRALDLTPLDQVKVVILGQDPYHGLGQAHGLCFSVQPGVRIPPSLVNIYKELQSDLGIPPASHGFLEHWARQGVLLLNSVLTVEEAQAASHQRRGWERFTDAVIRAVNERCDGVVFLLWGSYAQKKAAFVDRDRHLVLRAPHPSPLSAHNGFFGSRHFSQANAFLVSKGRQPIDWKLPERV; from the coding sequence GTGGTGGAGGGGGTGAGACTGGAGGAGAGCTGGAGACAGGCGCTGGCGCCCGAGTTCGGCAATCCGTACATGAGCGAACTGCGCCGCTTCCTCATGAGCGAGAAGGAAGCGGGAAAGCGTATATTCCCCAAGGCAGGGGAGTATTTCCGGGCCCTCGACCTGACCCCGCTCGACCAGGTCAAGGTCGTGATCCTCGGGCAGGACCCGTACCATGGCCTTGGCCAGGCCCATGGCCTCTGCTTCTCCGTGCAGCCCGGCGTGCGGATCCCGCCGTCGCTCGTCAACATCTACAAGGAACTGCAGAGCGATCTCGGCATCCCGCCCGCCAGTCATGGCTTCCTGGAGCATTGGGCGAGGCAGGGTGTTCTCCTCCTGAACAGCGTGCTGACGGTGGAGGAGGCGCAGGCTGCGTCGCACCAGCGCAGGGGGTGGGAACGGTTCACCGATGCCGTAATCCGCGCCGTCAACGAAAGATGCGACGGCGTCGTCTTCCTGCTCTGGGGCTCCTACGCCCAGAAGAAGGCGGCCTTTGTCGACCGCGACCGGCATCTCGTCCTGCGCGCGCCGCATCCATCGCCTTTGTCGGCGCATAATGGCTTCTTCGGCAGCCGGCATTTTTCGCAGGCCAACGCCTTCCTCGTTTCCAAGGGCAGACAGCCTATCGACTGGAAACTGCCGGAACGGGTATGA
- a CDS encoding DMT family transporter: MHRTAYLCLVIATLSWGGNAVAGKLALGHISPMMLTFWRWAIAVAIIFAISLPQLRKDWPVVRKRLPILIFYGVIGYTTFNAVLYTALKYTTAINVAIEQAGIPMLIFLINFVLFRTRVSLAQVFGFSLTLVGVALTASHGDLASLLDLTLNFGDALMLIAVVAYAVYTVSLRWKPVIDWRTLMAIPALFALLTTVPLVLWEHAGDAALWPDTRGWVIALYTALFASLLAQVLYIKGVEGIGPNRASLFINLIPVFGTLLSVAIIGEELQFFHIAALVLALGGIAIAEKGKPASP; this comes from the coding sequence TTGCACAGAACCGCATATCTTTGTCTCGTGATCGCAACGCTGTCATGGGGTGGCAATGCCGTGGCCGGCAAGCTTGCGCTCGGGCATATCAGCCCGATGATGCTGACCTTCTGGCGCTGGGCCATCGCAGTCGCGATCATCTTCGCGATCTCCCTGCCGCAGTTGAGGAAGGACTGGCCTGTCGTGCGCAAGCGGCTGCCGATCCTGATCTTCTACGGCGTCATCGGCTACACGACCTTCAACGCAGTGCTCTACACTGCCCTCAAATACACCACGGCCATCAATGTCGCGATCGAGCAGGCCGGCATTCCGATGCTGATCTTCCTCATCAACTTCGTGCTGTTCAGGACGCGGGTATCGCTCGCACAGGTATTCGGCTTCTCCCTGACGCTCGTCGGTGTCGCCCTGACGGCATCGCATGGCGACCTCGCGAGCCTCCTCGACCTCACGCTCAATTTCGGCGACGCGCTCATGCTGATCGCCGTCGTCGCCTATGCCGTCTACACCGTATCGTTGCGGTGGAAGCCGGTCATCGACTGGCGCACGCTGATGGCCATCCCGGCGCTCTTCGCGCTCCTGACCACGGTCCCGCTGGTCCTCTGGGAACATGCCGGCGATGCTGCGCTATGGCCCGATACACGCGGCTGGGTGATCGCCCTCTACACCGCGCTGTTCGCGTCGCTGCTCGCCCAGGTGCTCTACATCAAGGGTGTCGAAGGGATCGGCCCGAACCGCGCGAGCCTCTTCATCAATCTGATCCCCGTCTTCGGCACGCTGCTTTCTGTTGCGATCATCGGGGAGGAGCTGCAGTTCTTCCACATTGCCGCGCTCGTGCTGGCGCTGGGCGGCATCGCGATCGCCGAAAAGGGAAAGCCCGCCTCCCCCTGA
- a CDS encoding aldehyde dehydrogenase family protein — protein sequence MSNHLKFFIDGRWVEPAIPVALDVINPATEEPFTQIALGSSEDVDRAVAAAKSAFPAFSLWSKQERLTLLRRILSEYKARYEEIARAVSREMGAPIAFARDSQTAAGKAHLIATIEALEDFVFTERRGTTMVVREPIGVCALITPWNWPLNQIVCKVAPAIAAGCTMVLKPSEIAPVSGIIFAEIMEAAGTPAGVFNLVNGTGPDVGQVMAGHPDVDMVSFTGSTRAGVIVAKTAADTVKRVAQELGGKSANIILPDADLEHAVSEGVVSCFGNSGQSCDAPTRMLVPSDRHGEAMGVARRAAERMKVGDPQAADTDLGPVVSEQQYDKIQRLIEAGIKEGATLVTGGPGRPEGLNRGYYVRPTVFGNVSNDMTIAREEIFGPVLSILPYNDEEQAIAIANDTLYGLAAYVQSGDLEHARNVAARLRAGSVYVNYPDWDTRAPFGGYKQSGNGREYADWGIHDFLEIKGIVGYGG from the coding sequence ATGAGCAATCACCTCAAGTTCTTCATCGACGGTCGCTGGGTGGAGCCGGCCATTCCGGTGGCCCTCGATGTCATAAATCCTGCCACGGAAGAACCGTTCACGCAGATTGCGCTGGGCTCGTCCGAGGACGTTGACCGCGCTGTGGCTGCCGCGAAATCGGCCTTTCCCGCATTCTCGCTCTGGTCTAAGCAGGAACGGCTGACGCTGCTCCGCCGCATTCTTTCCGAATACAAGGCTCGCTACGAAGAGATTGCCCGGGCGGTGAGCCGTGAAATGGGCGCACCGATCGCGTTTGCGCGCGACAGTCAGACGGCCGCCGGCAAGGCGCACCTCATCGCGACGATCGAGGCGCTGGAGGACTTCGTCTTCACCGAACGGCGCGGCACGACCATGGTGGTGCGCGAGCCGATCGGCGTCTGCGCATTGATCACCCCGTGGAACTGGCCGCTGAACCAGATCGTCTGCAAGGTTGCCCCGGCGATCGCCGCCGGCTGTACCATGGTGCTGAAGCCGTCCGAGATCGCGCCCGTCAGCGGCATCATCTTTGCCGAGATCATGGAGGCGGCCGGAACACCCGCGGGCGTCTTCAACCTCGTCAACGGCACGGGACCGGACGTCGGGCAGGTGATGGCTGGTCATCCTGATGTGGACATGGTCTCGTTCACCGGCTCCACGCGCGCAGGTGTCATTGTTGCCAAGACCGCAGCGGATACCGTCAAGCGTGTGGCGCAGGAGCTCGGCGGTAAGTCTGCCAACATCATTCTCCCCGATGCCGATCTTGAACACGCGGTTTCGGAAGGCGTCGTCTCCTGCTTCGGCAATTCCGGACAGTCCTGCGACGCGCCGACCCGCATGCTGGTGCCAAGCGATCGGCATGGCGAGGCGATGGGGGTCGCACGGCGTGCTGCGGAGCGAATGAAGGTGGGCGACCCGCAGGCGGCCGATACCGATCTCGGGCCGGTCGTCAGCGAGCAGCAATACGACAAGATCCAGCGCTTGATCGAAGCGGGCATCAAGGAGGGGGCGACGCTCGTGACAGGCGGTCCCGGGCGGCCCGAGGGGCTCAATCGCGGCTATTACGTCCGGCCCACCGTCTTCGGCAACGTCTCCAACGACATGACGATTGCCCGCGAAGAGATCTTCGGCCCTGTCCTGTCCATCCTACCCTACAATGACGAGGAGCAGGCGATCGCCATCGCCAACGACACCCTCTACGGTCTCGCAGCCTATGTGCAATCCGGAGATCTGGAGCATGCCCGCAATGTTGCGGCCCGGTTGCGAGCAGGTTCCGTCTACGTCAACTATCCGGACTGGGATACCCGAGCTCCCTTCGGCGGCTACAAGCAGTCCGGCAACGGCCGTGAGTACGCCGACTGGGGCATCCACGACTTCCTCGAGATCAAGGGCATCGTCGGCTACGGCGGGTGA
- a CDS encoding FecCD family ABC transporter permease encodes MSTMALPTKSSRVEGDRTLHGYLTLAALVVLVAVASLISLSSGPTGVGLGDFFVYLLGKGELSDQDIVVLEAVRLPRTALGLLVGAGLAVSGAMMQGLFRNPLADPGIVGVTSGAALAAVVSIVLGPTLLAPIAILLGNQFLPLMAFLGGLLNTWVLYVIATRDGRTSTTALILSGIAIGALAAAVMGLLIFLADDRQLRDITFWSLGSLGGATFGRLLSILPFIAIVMAVIPFVARGLDAIVLGDAAAFHMGVPVQRLKRIVIVAVAAACGSTVAVAGSIGFVGIVVPHLLRLVTGPSHRFLLPASALGGGALLLIADSVARTVAAPAELPIGVITALFGAPVFLFLLLGKGGIRMGEMP; translated from the coding sequence ATGAGCACGATGGCATTGCCGACGAAGTCCTCGCGGGTCGAGGGAGACCGGACGTTGCATGGCTATCTGACACTGGCGGCGCTGGTCGTGCTTGTCGCCGTGGCGTCACTGATCTCTCTGTCGAGTGGGCCGACCGGGGTGGGCCTGGGCGATTTCTTTGTCTACCTGCTTGGCAAGGGAGAATTGTCGGACCAGGACATCGTGGTGCTGGAGGCGGTGCGTCTGCCGCGGACGGCGCTTGGCCTGCTGGTCGGGGCAGGGCTCGCCGTTTCCGGTGCCATGATGCAGGGCCTGTTTCGCAATCCACTGGCCGATCCGGGCATCGTCGGTGTCACATCGGGTGCAGCACTTGCGGCCGTCGTCTCGATCGTGCTCGGTCCGACGCTACTTGCCCCGATCGCGATTTTGCTGGGCAATCAGTTCCTGCCGCTGATGGCCTTCCTGGGCGGCCTCCTGAACACGTGGGTGCTCTATGTCATCGCGACGCGGGACGGGCGCACGTCGACCACGGCACTCATCCTTTCCGGCATTGCCATCGGCGCGTTGGCGGCAGCGGTGATGGGGCTCCTGATCTTTCTCGCCGATGACCGGCAGTTGCGCGACATCACCTTCTGGAGCCTGGGGTCGCTTGGAGGCGCCACCTTCGGACGGCTACTTTCCATCCTGCCGTTCATCGCCATCGTGATGGCGGTGATCCCCTTCGTGGCACGCGGCCTGGATGCGATCGTCCTCGGAGACGCGGCCGCCTTCCACATGGGCGTGCCGGTGCAGCGGCTGAAGCGGATCGTCATCGTCGCGGTGGCAGCAGCCTGCGGTTCGACCGTCGCCGTCGCGGGTTCGATCGGTTTCGTCGGCATCGTTGTGCCGCATCTCCTGCGGCTCGTCACCGGACCCTCGCACCGCTTCCTGCTGCCCGCATCGGCGCTCGGCGGCGGCGCATTGTTGCTGATTGCCGACAGCGTTGCGCGCACCGTCGCCGCACCCGCGGAACTGCCGATCGGCGTGATAACGGCGCTGTTTGGTGCTCCCGTTTTCCTCTTCCTGCTGCTCGGCAAGGGAGGCATCCGGATGGGAGAAATGCCATGA
- a CDS encoding ABC transporter substrate-binding protein, translating to MKKTLLTSTVFAMTAAFTSFAAAQDAEIRIATEGAYPPFNFTDTDGSLKGFDVDIANALCEEMKAKCAIVAQDWDGIIPGLMANKYDAIIASMSITEERKQQIDFTNKYYTTPLAVIAPKDGDVKGVSVEDLKDKVVGAQASTTQANYATDVYEKAGIEVKLYPTQEEAAADLQNGRIDALISDKFVVVDWLNGDGKDCCAMVGDVPGTETEAGIGIRKGEEELKERFNTAIDAIVANGTYGKIVAKYFPFDIY from the coding sequence ATGAAGAAAACACTGCTAACATCGACAGTCTTCGCCATGACCGCCGCCTTTACGTCCTTCGCCGCAGCGCAGGACGCCGAAATTCGCATTGCGACCGAGGGAGCATACCCGCCCTTCAACTTCACGGATACGGATGGGTCGCTGAAGGGCTTCGATGTCGATATCGCCAATGCCCTTTGCGAGGAGATGAAGGCGAAGTGCGCCATCGTGGCGCAGGACTGGGACGGCATCATTCCCGGACTGATGGCCAACAAGTACGACGCCATCATCGCGTCGATGAGCATCACCGAGGAGCGCAAGCAGCAGATCGACTTCACCAACAAGTATTACACGACGCCGCTTGCCGTCATCGCGCCGAAGGACGGCGACGTGAAGGGCGTGTCGGTCGAGGACCTGAAGGACAAGGTCGTCGGTGCCCAGGCCTCCACGACCCAGGCCAACTATGCAACCGACGTCTATGAGAAGGCCGGCATAGAGGTGAAGCTCTATCCGACGCAGGAAGAAGCGGCAGCCGATCTGCAGAACGGTCGTATAGACGCGCTGATCTCCGACAAGTTCGTCGTTGTCGACTGGCTGAACGGCGACGGCAAGGATTGCTGCGCCATGGTGGGCGACGTGCCGGGCACGGAGACAGAGGCCGGCATCGGCATCCGCAAGGGCGAGGAAGAGTTAAAGGAACGCTTCAACACGGCGATCGACGCGATCGTCGCCAACGGCACCTACGGCAAGATCGTCGCCAAGTACTTCCCCTTCGATATCTACTGA
- a CDS encoding VOC family protein, whose product MLDQIKGLHHVTSMAASARTNNRFFTDTLGLRRVKKTVNFDAPDVYHLYYGDEVGTPGSVMTYFPFPHIARGRPGSGEVGTTLFSVPEGSFGYWRERLTKAGVEGLKTDSAFGENRLHFAGPDGDGFALVEVKDDPREAWTGNGVGEDHAIRGFHSASLRLRDEGATAELLKFMGYDKVDAKDGVQRLRIPGGNGADVIDIETMPNINGARLGAGSVHHIAFAVENREKQLEVRKALIDTGYNVTPVIDRDYFWAIYFRTPGGVLFEIATNEPGFDRDEDTAHLGEALKLPTQHAHLRAMLEEHLEPLDA is encoded by the coding sequence ATGCTCGACCAGATCAAGGGGCTGCATCACGTCACGTCGATGGCGGCGAGCGCCCGCACCAACAACAGGTTCTTCACCGATACGCTCGGCCTGCGCCGGGTGAAGAAGACCGTCAACTTCGACGCGCCGGACGTCTACCACCTCTATTACGGGGACGAGGTCGGTACGCCCGGCTCGGTGATGACGTACTTCCCGTTCCCGCATATCGCCCGCGGCCGTCCCGGTTCGGGGGAGGTGGGGACCACGCTGTTCTCTGTTCCGGAAGGGTCGTTCGGATACTGGAGAGAACGGCTGACGAAGGCGGGCGTCGAGGGACTGAAGACGGACAGCGCCTTTGGCGAAAACCGGCTTCACTTCGCGGGGCCTGATGGTGACGGGTTTGCCCTCGTTGAAGTCAAGGATGATCCGCGGGAAGCCTGGACCGGTAATGGCGTCGGCGAGGATCACGCGATCCGCGGCTTCCACTCGGCCTCGCTGCGGCTGCGGGACGAGGGGGCGACGGCGGAACTCCTGAAGTTCATGGGTTATGATAAGGTCGATGCGAAGGACGGTGTCCAGCGCCTGCGTATTCCGGGTGGCAACGGTGCCGACGTCATCGACATCGAGACGATGCCGAACATCAATGGCGCCCGGCTCGGTGCGGGGTCGGTCCACCACATCGCCTTCGCCGTCGAAAACCGCGAGAAGCAGCTCGAGGTCCGCAAGGCGTTGATCGATACCGGCTACAACGTCACGCCGGTTATCGACCGGGACTATTTCTGGGCGATCTACTTTCGCACGCCCGGCGGCGTGCTGTTCGAGATCGCCACCAACGAACCCGGCTTCGATCGCGACGAAGACACCGCGCATCTCGGCGAAGCGTTGAAACTGCCCACGCAGCACGCGCATCTGCGCGCGATGCTCGAAGAACATCTCGAACCGTTGGACGCTTAG
- a CDS encoding heme ABC transporter ATP-binding protein, whose translation MISAQSIGVTRGDRKLLDDVAVDLQPGRFTVIIGPNGAGKSTLLKALSGEMRPDVGKIAYHGREIGGYQPVQLARLRAVLPQSVQLSFPFTALEIVRMGAVAQGSRHPTEQARQALSRVGLRGFEAQPYPSLSGGEQQRVQFARALAQVPEPVIDGEPRALFLDEPTASLDLGHQISVLEVARDFAEAGGIVLAILHDLNLAAEFADHLLVLDKGRVVSQGACLETVKDATIGGVYGIAGAVGRLPAEHIPFVLPQARYRPGA comes from the coding sequence ATGATTTCCGCCCAGTCCATCGGTGTCACGAGAGGCGACCGGAAGCTTCTGGACGATGTCGCTGTAGACCTGCAGCCTGGACGCTTCACTGTCATCATCGGGCCGAACGGCGCGGGCAAGTCTACCCTGTTGAAGGCGCTTTCGGGCGAGATGCGGCCGGATGTCGGCAAGATAGCCTATCACGGTCGGGAGATCGGCGGCTACCAACCGGTCCAGCTTGCACGTCTGCGGGCCGTCCTGCCGCAATCGGTGCAGCTCTCCTTTCCCTTTACAGCCCTGGAGATTGTCCGCATGGGCGCGGTCGCTCAGGGCTCCCGCCATCCGACGGAGCAGGCGAGGCAGGCGCTGTCGCGGGTCGGCCTGCGTGGCTTTGAGGCGCAGCCCTATCCCTCGCTCTCCGGGGGCGAACAGCAGCGCGTCCAGTTTGCGAGAGCGCTGGCACAGGTTCCGGAACCTGTCATCGATGGGGAGCCGCGCGCGCTCTTCCTCGACGAGCCGACGGCAAGCCTCGATCTCGGCCACCAGATCTCCGTGCTGGAGGTCGCCCGCGATTTTGCAGAGGCCGGCGGCATCGTGCTCGCCATCCTTCACGACCTGAACCTGGCGGCTGAATTCGCAGATCACCTGCTGGTACTCGACAAGGGGAGGGTGGTGTCGCAGGGCGCGTGCCTCGAGACCGTCAAAGACGCCACGATTGGCGGCGTCTACGGGATTGCCGGTGCCGTCGGACGGCTTCCGGCAGAGCACATCCCCTTCGTGCTGCCGCAGGCGCGGTACAGGCCGGGCGCCTGA
- a CDS encoding alpha/beta hydrolase, with protein sequence MSHDSYVHRARPGAAGAPIFFVFHGTGGDENQFFDFGGHLLPEATIISPRGDISEHGAARFFRRKAEGVYDCEDLARATNRMSEFVAANREFYKAGPVIGLGFSNGANILASMLIHKPGLFEAAVLMHPLIPFEPKERTEKVGGRVLITAGERDPIASVELTQSLADYFRRSGDEVELEWHPGGHEIRAVEIDAAKRFLARYGS encoded by the coding sequence ATGAGCCATGACAGTTACGTGCACCGGGCGCGGCCCGGTGCAGCCGGTGCGCCGATCTTCTTCGTGTTCCACGGGACCGGCGGCGACGAGAACCAGTTTTTCGATTTCGGTGGCCACCTCTTGCCGGAGGCGACCATCATCTCGCCACGCGGCGACATTTCGGAACACGGAGCGGCACGCTTCTTCCGTCGCAAGGCGGAAGGTGTCTATGACTGCGAGGATCTGGCCCGGGCGACGAACCGCATGAGCGAATTCGTCGCCGCGAACCGGGAGTTCTACAAGGCAGGCCCGGTCATCGGGCTCGGCTTTTCCAACGGCGCCAATATCCTTGCGAGCATGCTGATCCACAAGCCGGGCCTCTTCGAGGCCGCCGTGCTCATGCATCCGCTCATCCCGTTCGAGCCAAAAGAAAGGACGGAGAAGGTGGGTGGAAGGGTCCTCATTACCGCGGGAGAGCGCGATCCGATCGCCTCCGTAGAACTGACCCAGTCGCTCGCCGATTATTTCCGGCGGTCGGGCGACGAGGTGGAGCTCGAATGGCATCCGGGCGGGCACGAGATCCGTGCGGTCGAGATCGATGCGGCCAAGCGTTTTCTCGCCCGCTACGGCAGCTAG
- a CDS encoding VOC family protein, whose product MAKMIHSMIRVLDEERSVDFYQRAFGLRIAERVPFDGFSLNYLSNPETGFELELTVNAGRDKPYDLGDGYGHLAVTVEDVEAEHRRFSELGFTVGKLVDMPRDGKPFARFFFATDPDGYKIEVLQRAGRFQ is encoded by the coding sequence GTGGCAAAGATGATCCATTCGATGATCCGGGTGCTGGACGAGGAACGATCGGTCGATTTCTACCAGCGTGCCTTCGGCCTCCGGATTGCGGAGCGCGTCCCTTTCGATGGTTTTAGCCTTAACTATCTCTCCAATCCGGAAACCGGCTTCGAACTGGAGCTCACGGTCAATGCCGGACGCGACAAACCCTACGACCTGGGCGACGGCTATGGCCATCTCGCGGTGACGGTCGAGGACGTCGAGGCCGAACACAGGCGCTTCAGTGAACTTGGCTTCACCGTGGGCAAGCTCGTCGACATGCCGCGCGACGGCAAGCCGTTCGCGCGCTTCTTCTTCGCTACCGATCCGGATGGCTACAAGATCGAGGTGCTGCAGCGCGCTGGCCGGTTCCAGTAG